Proteins encoded by one window of Xenopus tropicalis strain Nigerian chromosome 6, UCB_Xtro_10.0, whole genome shotgun sequence:
- the znf605 gene encoding zinc finger protein 605, giving the protein MQGKERSATALDGWVATRQTLVAGGNQETDGPPGGAGGQYLCMECNETFNSKVQLSSHRQSHVAKKPFMCSYCGRGFHHQVFLQVHERSHEGGASSAHLPAAKPIASRVISTRSCRNVPPLTSNSVSAAKPAPSHAHFLLNSLVQFRQENGSQPSPSPRECPTRLSRCQPGAPRKDGAESRRALELRVSSFSDTTVQLIDAFGNSIELLTEVFGSYTLNGPKPAGATGTHVGQTEPLSSATAPCEQRSDRTQRDTLASSTRQSPPLPNTDTPTICPSESDLPPAGGVGGAAPSTTSEKMPSRDPAVPLVGRHAADPLPKETEPTSVAHYQTSTEPVGSMEAITDSSPPTSSQSVVPAKGHDGPGSWPVGDSQGTTSYETGRDVPRESPKDSAPGLSELGSLAQTEGPSGSGPGAFPENKGNIVTEQEDNSSLSAKSTLLPREGGVTSSLVAPDAPPESVGLSVRADSEQGVAPVVGVASADQAGGLSGGRRLETDHSEQVGETDTCPVGLPALTTNAAKTSKLDSRSEKGSGGYKNVPGQNIQSGVKAVSPLPVNIKLSLVRDAHSPAIVQGTETPSANIGASDEQCDLRGEDLPSERHAGKVSESDIAENSPSRPTKKADYVPRDSAASRCGQDPTLPEPSENEVSDPSSPQPDGTTTPGNGLNQNPAIVDHDYSDQRSALGDTPVLSSPITADPYVESPITTDVHDVPTLGEEKNNTQLGGQVEQEQHSLDKRPEGDIPGNAERDTEGGTALVLSRDGDPGATVDSKSPDMDSRDSALPGGVQPKRSEGREDISFSEGSRWVSPMEVSFQEKVVMHENEQGANAQTSHQNDVSPPCVGERSLSKYTSAPSETVVPNADGVALRDAASDEVELGGTVPCFTSGKRVKGNELKDSPSHVSSIWSKSSVTAMESESSTCPVKQESVESVSNPLEPEEPDEKANKMYGCPKCDKFFKLPVLLAGHMKCHALHLCVTCGSPIPHKYKTKRLAKKCQQCIQKTIVKRRRERLLFPHYSEEEEDEDMVTSGMDFALDFIEDADITLPCDPDTEGALGADPAPEAELMQLKRRRTRQRAKSAGSLGLGPSAEHSGVQKKRGGQPSKADLIPATVPKVFKCLQCGLSFLQSASIVKHMKEHSGAQTQPCKCYLIVRQGEKQILKKCNVCREHTKDTASDASQLSDSPVSGSELDLPTAGPKKGIKRARKGDAAYRRASEKKIPQKRGKYARKSMAPVEEGHDEPYLEERSQSPSLDGELISTSWEDSFGEESFPGRGSPHERSRDPLLKPHVCEVCGKSFRLPRYLQLHIVMHTGTPCESCGCLFRFKRRAGRHSKKCRLCRTRGKEQGLQPDTILAQSPLVVPDAPKAKVLSSLPHGKQSKAPNQAKRGKAFKEKKSQLLKGPSGQSRKRKLSLTQPEEGKKKPKRVEDLSPSTPKKRGRPPGKPSTDKMLSRLKTSAIKSESKSIAVSGEGLHPGETAKSSVSGEGKPIKSDEVPTYQILPTMSIKEEPNASEISSFLCSECGQNFPYKHLLDSHLQTHTGDRPFACPDCDKRFAKINHLTIHKRVHTGVRPHVCSVCNSSFRQKSSLLAHRYTHANQPPLLVTLYECSICLKEFKQSSDLEAHECSLPVEPPVQCKDCDRVFTNKGRLAVHSRVHTEQTSYPCPICERSFIYKANLERHQQKHKGEKPFSCAKCGVSFARRKTLERHKLAHGKKGLFSCTHCKKHFLLQSWLFRHMKICQGVGKGKVLKRRKKIKEDVEVSSTVSSEEAEKKMIKVENKEHKIKKLVKSKLPVEPKHRSKAVEGGKEEKLKLKVAKAEKGAMKKKLTESSQEKGEGSGVEEEKKRPNEEENVKRENKQEQLKKGPRDILEGTSANEGKPKARGSTPAKKDMPGEEKQKAKGATTAKKELDGEQKNVSVDPSTNKDLLGDEKPTGKGATTTKPVGEEKQKGRNVTPAKKELIGDEKLPRAKGTPPVKKPRLESNPKVSTPDRMRKEGGKGKEPQGKLSYGTGKK; this is encoded by the coding sequence ATGCAGGGGAAAGAGCGAAGCGCCACAGCCCTTGATGGATGGGTGGCCACGCGCCAGACACTCGTCGCCGGCGGTAACCAGGAGACAGATGGGCCCCCGGGGGGCGCCGGAGGCCAGTACTTGTGCATGGAGTGCAACGAAACCTTCAATAGTAAAGTCCAACTGAGCTCCCACCGGCAGAGCCACGTGGCCAAGAAGCCTTTCATGTGTTCCTACTGTGGGAGGGGCTTCCACCACCAGGTCTTCCTACAGGTGCACGAGAGGAGCCACGAGGGAGGAGCCAGTTCCGCCCATTTACCTGCAGCCAAGCCAATCGCCTCAAGGGTCATATCCACCCGGAGCTGTAGGAACGTTCCCCCTTTAACCTCCAACAGTGTCAGCGCTGCTAAGCCCGCCCCCAGCCACGCCCACTTCCTGCTCAACTCGCTGGTGCAGTTCCGCCAGGAGAACGGGAGCCAGCCAAGCCCCTCCCCCAGGGAATGCCCCACCCGCCTCAGCCGGTGCCAGCCCGGTGCCCCGAGGAAGGACGGCGCAGAGAGCCGACGTGCCCTCGAGTTGCGGGTTTCTAGCTTCTCCGACACCACGGTCCAATTGATCGATGCGTTTGGGAACTCGATAGAACTACTGACGGAGGTGTTCGGCTCCTACACACTGAATGGGCCCAAACCGGCCGGCGCCACAGGGACACACGTGGGTCAGACAGAACCGCTGTCTTCAGCTACGGCTCCCTGTGAGCAAAGATCCGACAGAACCCAGCGGGATACACTCGCCTCAAGTACCCGCCAGTCACCCCCTCTGCCCAACACTGACACCCCGACCATTTGCCCCTCAGAGTCGGACCTCCCCCCAGCTGGGGGCGTAGGTGGCGCTGCCCCCTCTACAACCAGTGAGAAGATGCCCAGCCGAGACCCAGCGGTTCCTCTGGTTGGAAGACACGCCGCTGATCCACTACCCAAGGAAACAGAACCAACAAGTGTAGCCCATTATCAGACCAGTACAGAACCAGTAGGCTCTATGGAGGCCATTACTGATTCCTCACCACCTACATCTTCCCAGTCTGTAGTTCCTGCCAAGGGGCATGATGGTCCTGGTTCTTGGCCAGTAGGAGACTCTCAGGGCACCACGAGTTACGAGACAGGGAGGGACGTGCCAAGGGAAAGTCCCAAAGATTCTGCCCCCGGCCTCTCAGAACTGGGTTCTCTGGCACAGACTGAGGGTCCCAGCGGGTCAGGCCCAGGGGCTTTCCCAGAGAATAAAGGCAACATTGTCACTGAGCAAGAAGACAACAGCAGCCTATCGGCAAAGAGCACTCTCCTGCCACGTGAGGGAGGAGTAACTAGCAGTTTAGTGGCACCAGATGCCCCGCCAGAGAGTGTGGGACTGTCAGTCAGAGCGGACTCAGAACAGGGTGTGGCACCAGTAGTGGGTGTGGCAAGCGCTGACCAGGCCGGGGGGTTATCGGGTGGCAGAAGGTTAGAGACAGACCATTCCGAGCAGGTTGGCGAGACAGACACGTGTCCCGTTGGCCTTCCTGCGCTCACGACTAACGCTGCAAAGACATCAAAACTAGACTCGCGGTCGGAGAAGGGCAGTGGTGGCTACAAGAACGTGCCGGGGCAGAACATACAGTCTGGGGTAAAAGCTGTGAGCCCTCTGCCAGTGAATATCAAACTGTCTCTTGTGCGAGACGCACACTCTCCAGCTATTGTCCAAGGCACCGAGACTCCTTCAGCAAATATTGGCGCCAGTGATGAGCAATGTGACTTGAGAGGAGAAGACTTGCCAAGTGAGAGACATGCTGGAAAGGTCTCGGAGTCAGACATTGCCGAAAACTCTCCGTCTCGACCCACAAAGAAAGCAGATTATGTGCCTAGAGATTCCGCTGCCTCTCGGTGCGGCCAGGACCCAACCCTTCCAGAGCCAAGTGAGAATGAAGTCTCAGACCCGAGCTCTCCGCAGCCTGACGGAACTACAACTCCCGGCAACGGTCTGAACCAAAACCCGGCCATTGTCGATCATGACTACAGTGACCAGAGAAGCGCTCTAGGAGACACCCCGGTTCTGAGCTCTCCAATAACAGCGGATCCATATGTGGAAAGTCCGATTACTACTGACGTTCATGATGTTCCGACTTTAGGAGAAGAGAAGAACAATACTCAGCTGGGGGGGCAGGTCGAGCAGGAACAGCATTCCTTAGATAAAAGGCCTGAAGGAGACATTCCAGGAAATGCTGAGAGAGATACAGAGGGTGGAACTGCCCTTGTTTTATCAAGGGATGGGGACCCCGGGGCTACTGTAGACTCCAAATCCCCTGACATGGACAGTAGGGACTCGGCATTACCAGGGGGGGTACAGCCTAAGAGAAGTGAAGGCAGGGAAGACATCTCTTTCAGTGAAGGCTCCAGGTGGGTCTCTCCTATGGAGGTCTCTTTCCAAGAGAAGGTAGTCATGCATGAAAACGAACAGGGGGCAAATGCCCAAACCTCTCATCAGAATGACGTATCCCCGCCCTGTGTAGGTGAGAGGAGTCTTAGTAAATACACTAGTGCCCCGTCAGAGACAGTCGTGCCAAACGCTGATGGTGTTGCTCTTAGAGACgctgcttctgatgaagtggaaCTGGGAGGGACAGTCCCGTGTTTCACAAGCGGGAAACGAGTAAAGGGAAACGAGTTAAAAGATTCTCCTTCACACGTCTCTTCCATCTGGTCCAAGAGTTCCGTGACTGCGATGGAGAGCGAGAGCTCCACGTGCCCCGTAAAGCAAGAGAGTGTTGAGAGTGTCAGTAATCCGCTGGAGCCAGAGGAACCCGATGAGAAAGCCAACAAGATGTACGGCTGCCCAAAGTGTGACAAGTTCTTCAAACTTCCCGTCCTTCTCGCCGGCCACATGAAATGTCACGCCTTGCACCTGTGTGTCACGTGTGGCTCCCCCATTCCGCACAAGTATAAAACCAAAAGGCTGGCCAAAAAGTGTCAGCAGTGCATCCAGAAAACCATCGTGAAAAGGCGCAGGGAACGCCTCCTTTTCCCACACTActcggaggaggaggaggacgaGGACATGGTCACATCTGGCATGGACTTTGCGTTGGACTTTATCGAGGATGCAGACATCACCCTGCCCTGTGACCCTGATACAGAGGGTGCGTTGGGTGCTGATCCTGCACCCGAGGCAGAATTAATGCAGCTGAAACGTCGGCGCACGAGGCAGAGAGCTAAGTCGGCTGGTTCCCTCGGCTTGGGCCCCAGTGCAGAACATTCCGGAGTTCAGAAGAAGAGAGGTGGCCAACCGAGCAAGGCCGATCTTATTCCCGCCACGGTCCCTAAAGTGTTCAAATGCTTGCAGTGCGGCTTGTCGTTCCTCCAGTCGGCGTCCATAGTGAAGCACATGAAGGAACATTCCGGGGCACAGACCCAACCCTGCAAGTGCTATTTAATTGTCCGACAGGGAGAGAAGCAGATCCTGAAGAAATGCAACGTGTGCCGGGAACATACTAAGGACACGGCATCGGATGCATCGCAGCTCTCAGATTCGCCCGTCTCTGGCTCAGAACTGGACCTTCCTACTGCAGGTCCCAAAAAGGGCATTAAACGTGCCCGAAAGGGGGATGCGGCCTACCGGAGAGCTAGTGAGAAGAAAATCCCCCAGAAGCGAGGAAAATATGCCCGGAAGTCCATGGCTCCTGTGGAGGAGGGCCACGATGAGCCGTATCTTGAGGAGCGTAGCCAGAGTCCATCCTTGGATGGAGAGTTAATATCCACTAGCTGGGAAGACTCTTTTGGTGAGGAAAGTTTCCCGGGAAGAGGTTCCCCCCACGAGAGATCCAGAGACCCACTTCTTAAGCCACATGTGTGCGAGGTGTGTGGCAAGTCCTTCCGGCTGCCTCGATACCTCCAGCTCCACATTGTCATGCACACGGGAACGCCATGCGAGTCCTGCGGCTGCCTGTTCCGCTTTAAGCGAAGAGCTGGGCGGCACTCCAAGAAATGTCGCTTGTGCAGGACGAGGGGTAAAGAGCAGGGGCTTCAGCCCGACACCATACTCGCTCAGAGTCCGCTTGTGGTACCTGACGCTCCTAAAGCTAAAGTCCTGAGCTCTTTACCCCACGGCAAACAGTCCAAAGCTCCCAACCAGGCCAAACGCGGCAAAGCATTTAAAGAGAAGAAATCACAGCTGTTGAAAGGGCCTTCAGGCCAATCCAGGAAGAGGAAACTGAGCCTAACCCAACCGGAGGAAGGCAAGAAGAAACCAAAGAGGGTGGAAGACCTTTCTCCGTCTACACCCAAAAAGAGGGGACGACCCCCTGGGAAGCCATCGACAGACAAAATGCTCTCAAGGCTAAAGACCTCTGCTATCAAATCGGAAAGCAAATCTATTGCGGTGAGCGGTGAGGGGCTACACCCCGGAGAAACGGCTAAAAGTTCTGTTAGTGGTGAAGGCAAACCCATCAAATCTGATGAAGTGCCGACCTACCAGATCCTACCCACCATGTCGATAAAGGAGGAGCCCAATGCGTCCGAGATATCAAGTTTCCTCTGCTCCGAGTGTGGGCAGAACTTTCCTTATAAGCATTTACTGGATAGTCACCTGCAGACTCATACGGGGGACCGCCCTTTCGCCTGCCCCGACTGTGACAAGCGCTTTGCCAAGATCAACCATCTCACCATCCACAAGCGCGTGCACACGGGAGTGCGCCCTCATGTCTGTTCCGTGTGCAACAGCAGCTTCAGGCAGAAATCCAGCCTCCTGGCCCATCGCTACACTCACGCCAACCAACCACCCCTCCTGGTCACCTTGTATGAATGTTCCATCTGCCTTAAGGAATTCAAGCAAAGCAGCGACCTGGAGGCTCATGAATGCAGTTTGCCCGTCGAGCCTCCTGTCCAGTGCAAGGACTGCGACCGCGTCTTCACCAACAAGGGCAGACTTGCCGTCCATAGCAGGGTGCACACAGAGCAGACATCATACCCTTGCCCCATATGTGAGAGGAGCTTTATCTACAAGGCCAACTTGGAGCGGCACCAGCAGAAGCACAAAGGCGAAAAGCCATTCTCTTGTGCCAAGTGTGGAGTCAGCTTCGCTCGGCGCAAGACGCTGGAACGCCACAAGCTTGCCCACGGGAAGAAAGGACTCTTCTCCTGTACCCACTGCAAGAAGCACTTCCTTCTCCAGAGCTGGCTCTTCAGGCACATGAAAATCTGCCAAGGAGTGGGCAAAGGAAAGGTTCTGAAGAGAAGGAAGAAGATCAAGGAAGATGTAGAAGTCTCCAGCACAGTCTCCTCAGAAGAAGCTGAGAAGAAGATGATCAAGGTCGAAAACAAagagcacaaaataaaaaaactggtGAAAAGCAAATTGCCGGTGGAACCCAAGCACAGGTCGAAGGCGGTGGAGGGGGGCAAGGAGGAGAAGCTCAAACTGAAGGTGGCAAAAGCAGAGAAAGGAGCGATGAAGAAAAAGCTGACTGAAAGTAGCCAAGAGAAAGGAGAAGGGAGTGGAGTGGAAGAGGAGAAGAAAAGGCCAAACGAAGAAGAGAATGTAAAGAGAGAGAACAAGCAGGAGCAACTGAAAAAGGGGCCAAGGGATATTCTAGAAGGAACAAGCGCCAATGAGGGGAAACCGAAAGCCAGAGGTTCTACCCCTGCTAAGAAGGATATGCCTGGGGAGGAGAAGCAGAAGGCCAAGGGTGCCACCACGGCTAAAAAGGAGTTGGATGGGGAGCAGAAGAATGTCAGCGTGGACCCTTCCACCAATAAGGATCTGCTTGGCGACGAGAAGCCAACTGGCAAAGGTGCCACCACCACAAAGCCAGTGGGGGAAGAAAAGCAGAAGGGCAGAAATGTCACCCCAGCAAAGAAGGAACTAATCGGAGATGAGAAGCTGCCGAGGGCAAAAGGCACCCCCCCAGTAAAGAAGCCACGACTCGAGAGCAACCCAAAGGTGTCTACTCCTGATAGGATGAGGAAAGagggagggaaaggaaaggagCCTCAGGGGAAGCTTAGTTATGGCACGGGCAAGAAGTGA